In Synergistota bacterium, the genomic window AAGTAGACCTTAGGTCTTTGGCAAGTTTGAAGGATTTCGCTTGGGTGTATCGCTTAAAAAAGGAGGACAAGCTCGAAGGAGAGGAACCTTCGGGAGAGGAGGAGCCCCCACTTGAGAAGCTTTTATCCAAGCCCTCGGAGTTTGAGGAAAAGGTTGAGGAATTAACCGAGGTGGTGAGGAAAAAGCCGGAGTCTGCTGCTAAGGTTATAAGATTAATGATGGAGGAAGACTAATATGCGGGAAAATGAGACGAAGCTTTGGAGAGCTTATATTGAGACGAAGGATCCGAAGCTTAAGGAGGAGCTAATACGTAAATATTCCCCAATGGTGAAATATATAGTTTCAAGGTTAAAAGGTGCCTTGCCATCTGGTGTTGATGAGGAAGATCTTCTGAGTTTTGGCATAATGGGGCTTCTCGAGGCTATAGATAGGTTTAATCCGAATAGAAATGTTAAGTTTGAGACCTTTGCTTCCCTTAGGATAAAAGGAGCGATAATAGATGAGCTTAGAAGGCTTGGATGGATTCCACGAAGCGTTCAGGAGAAGATGAGAAGGCTGGAGGAGGCGAGGTTGACCCTCTTTAGCAAGCTTGGCAGGGATCCAACCGATGAGGAGGTCAGAAAGTTCCTGAATCTGTCTGAAAAGGAGTATGAAAAACTGCTTAATGATGTTAGAATTCTTACGCTTTTCCCGCTTGATTATCTGGTTGAGCTCGAGGATGAGGAAGTTCCCATTCAGGAGGTTATTAGCGATCCTACGCAGGTTCCT contains:
- a CDS encoding FliA/WhiG family RNA polymerase sigma factor, with translation MRENETKLWRAYIETKDPKLKEELIRKYSPMVKYIVSRLKGALPSGVDEEDLLSFGIMGLLEAIDRFNPNRNVKFETFASLRIKGAIIDELRRLGWIPRSVQEKMRRLEEARLTLFSKLGRDPTDEEVRKFLNLSEKEYEKLLNDVRILTLFPLDYLVELEDEEVPIQEVISDPTQVPFDHVLEEEELIEELAEAIAQLPERERLVITLYYYEGLTLREIGEIIGFSEARACQIHSSAILKLRTRLRKLMEGGVSAEKISGR